The following coding sequences are from one Novosphingobium sp. Gsoil 351 window:
- a CDS encoding CHAP domain-containing protein: MRGWTGLAAAMLALGCAPVALASSSDDFSIQGDAASDLPYLQCVPYARQVSGIRIFGDAHTWWDQAAGKYARGSRPKVGAVMSFRPYGAMRLGHVAAVSRVIDSRTVLLRHANWSLIGGRRGQIEDDVRAVDVSDANDWSEVRVWFAPIQALGTTHWPLNGFIYPDKPQDLMEVPRMVLASADARPARKSRIGSDFLRGIALDDKPRKAAATSRPGKRSADPIGEIIARVS, from the coding sequence ATGAGGGGTTGGACCGGACTTGCCGCCGCGATGCTCGCGTTGGGATGCGCGCCCGTCGCGCTGGCCTCGTCATCGGACGATTTTTCGATCCAGGGCGATGCCGCCAGCGATCTGCCTTACCTCCAGTGCGTCCCCTACGCGCGCCAGGTTTCGGGCATCAGGATATTCGGCGACGCGCACACCTGGTGGGATCAGGCGGCGGGCAAATACGCGCGAGGCAGCCGCCCCAAAGTCGGCGCGGTGATGAGCTTTCGCCCTTATGGCGCCATGCGCCTGGGCCATGTCGCCGCGGTCAGCCGGGTCATCGATTCGCGCACCGTGCTGCTGCGCCACGCCAACTGGAGCCTGATCGGCGGCCGCCGCGGCCAAATCGAGGACGATGTCCGCGCGGTGGACGTCTCGGACGCCAACGACTGGAGCGAGGTGCGCGTGTGGTTCGCGCCGATTCAGGCGCTCGGCACCACGCATTGGCCGCTCAACGGGTTCATCTATCCCGACAAGCCACAGGACCTGATGGAAGTCCCCCGCATGGTGCTGGCCTCGGCGGACGCCCGCCCGGCCCGCAAATCGCGTATCGGCAGCGATTTCCTTAGGGGCATCGCGCTGGACGACAAACCGCGCAAGGCGGCGGCGACCTCGCGCCCCGGCAAGCGTTCCGCAGATCCCATTGGCGAGATCATCGCGCGGGTGAGCTAG
- a CDS encoding DUF3297 family protein has translation MTDQNSPESTTPAAADVPPDRLAIDPASPHFDQEKLERGIGIRFKGTERTNIEEYSISESWVRVQAGRTLDRKGRPLTLKLSGPVEAWYKDLGEDAPVAKRD, from the coding sequence ATGACCGACCAGAACTCGCCCGAATCCACCACACCCGCCGCCGCGGATGTCCCGCCCGACCGGCTGGCGATCGACCCGGCGAGCCCGCACTTCGACCAAGAGAAGCTGGAGCGCGGAATCGGCATCCGCTTCAAGGGCACCGAGCGCACGAATATCGAGGAATACTCGATCTCCGAAAGCTGGGTCCGCGTCCAGGCGGGGCGCACGCTCGACCGCAAGGGGCGGCCTTTGACGCTGAAGCTGAGCGGTCCGGTCGAGGCTTGGTACAAGGATCTCGGCGAGGACGCGCCGGTGGCGAAGCGAGACTAG
- a CDS encoding adenylate/guanylate cyclase domain-containing protein yields MTNIVGRFFRRFIQRFPDPAYELAYLTEQRSRQAKFTRAMCLIVGVAIVVFVLSSFVFLGRDAFEKVGYAQLYFIPLLFGYAWAVGRPGYVTRGWNDVIFFILIQPGMFVTNMQMVESGQNGWPLSGQFCYSLLLAMAAGCLAFSAAVASYLVLVVASFFYIWGLLSYEGVVTSEIGYTLNSYGTFVALLFYVNWAIDDKARRLFKLTRDLDAEKAKSDALLESALPAPIAERLRRNEEVSDAHEHVAIVFADIVGFTRISKALGSKGTVDMLNAFFARADHGCALFGMEKVKTIGDCYMAVSGALTKPPRPEKAAVDFSVFLVREAHRVGEQLGIDLKVRIGINTGEMIGGVIGNMRLSYDYWGDTINVAARLQGLAAPDGITVSKDIWELTKDSYPYDPPRVAHLKNLGDSDVYDIHLDHAAIA; encoded by the coding sequence GTGACCAACATCGTCGGCCGGTTCTTCAGGCGCTTTATCCAGCGGTTTCCCGATCCCGCTTACGAGCTCGCCTATCTGACCGAGCAGCGCAGCCGCCAGGCCAAGTTCACCCGCGCGATGTGCCTGATCGTCGGCGTGGCGATCGTCGTCTTCGTGCTGTCGAGCTTCGTGTTCCTGGGCCGCGACGCGTTCGAAAAGGTCGGCTACGCGCAGCTGTATTTCATTCCGCTGCTGTTTGGCTATGCATGGGCGGTCGGGCGCCCGGGCTACGTCACCCGCGGCTGGAACGACGTGATCTTCTTCATCCTGATCCAGCCGGGCATGTTCGTCACCAACATGCAGATGGTCGAGAGCGGGCAGAACGGCTGGCCGCTCAGCGGACAGTTCTGCTATTCGCTGCTGCTGGCGATGGCTGCGGGCTGCCTGGCGTTCTCTGCCGCGGTCGCCTCGTACCTCGTCTTGGTGGTCGCTTCGTTCTTCTACATCTGGGGATTGCTGAGCTACGAAGGCGTGGTCACCAGCGAGATCGGCTACACGCTCAATTCCTACGGCACCTTCGTAGCCCTGCTGTTCTACGTGAACTGGGCGATCGACGATAAGGCGCGGCGTCTGTTCAAGCTGACCCGCGATCTCGACGCCGAAAAGGCCAAGTCCGACGCGCTGCTCGAAAGCGCGCTGCCCGCACCAATCGCCGAACGCCTGCGCCGCAACGAGGAAGTCTCCGATGCGCACGAACACGTGGCGATCGTCTTCGCCGATATCGTCGGCTTCACCCGCATCTCGAAGGCCTTGGGCAGCAAGGGCACGGTCGACATGCTCAACGCCTTCTTCGCCCGCGCCGACCATGGCTGCGCGCTGTTCGGGATGGAGAAGGTCAAGACCATCGGCGATTGCTACATGGCGGTCTCGGGGGCGCTGACCAAGCCGCCGCGACCCGAAAAGGCGGCGGTCGATTTCTCGGTGTTCCTGGTCCGCGAGGCGCACCGCGTCGGCGAGCAGCTTGGGATCGACCTCAAGGTCCGCATCGGGATCAACACCGGCGAGATGATCGGCGGGGTGATCGGCAACATGCGGCTGAGCTACGATTACTGGGGCGACACGATCAACGTCGCCGCCCGCCTCCAGGGCCTCGCCGCTCCCGACGGGATCACGGTCAGCAAGGACATCTGGGAGCTGACCAAGGACAGCTATCCCTACGATCCCCCGCGCGTCGCGCATCTCAAGAATCTTGGCGATTCGGACGTCTACGACATTCATCTCGACCACGCGGCGATCGCCTGA
- the serS gene encoding serine--tRNA ligase: MHDIRLIRDDPKAFDAALARRGLGAQAAAVLALDTAKRAVATRLQEGLARRNEASKAIGAAMGQGRKEEADALKEEVGILKVSLPALEQEEREQTAALHDALAALPNRPADDVPEGDDEAGNVEQKAWGARRQFNYAPANHADLGAALGLDFETGAQISGARFTFLRGQMARLQRALGQFMLDRQTAAGFTECAPPLLVRSDAMFGTGQLPKFAEDSFRTGDDHWLIPTSEVSLTNSVREQILADGVLPIKLTALTPCFRSEAGSAGKDTRGYIRQHQFEKVELVTICRPEDSAAQHERMTLAAEAILEALELPYRRMLLCAGDMGFSARKTYDLEVWLPGQDAYREISSISNCGDFQARRMNTRYRPEGGPDGKKGGTEFVHTLNGSGLAVGRTLVAVLENYQQEDGSVHLPVVLHPYMGGVTKLTPAL; the protein is encoded by the coding sequence ATGCACGACATCCGCCTGATCCGAGACGACCCCAAGGCTTTCGATGCCGCGCTGGCGCGGCGGGGTTTGGGAGCGCAGGCGGCGGCGGTGCTGGCGCTCGATACCGCCAAGCGCGCGGTGGCGACGCGATTGCAGGAAGGCCTCGCCCGCCGCAACGAAGCCTCCAAGGCCATCGGCGCGGCGATGGGCCAGGGCCGCAAGGAGGAAGCCGACGCGCTCAAGGAGGAAGTCGGCATCCTTAAGGTGTCGCTGCCCGCGCTTGAACAGGAAGAGCGTGAGCAGACGGCCGCGCTGCACGATGCATTGGCCGCGCTGCCCAACCGCCCTGCCGACGACGTGCCCGAGGGCGACGACGAAGCGGGCAATGTCGAGCAGAAGGCCTGGGGCGCCAGGCGCCAGTTCAACTACGCCCCGGCCAACCACGCCGATCTCGGCGCCGCGCTCGGGCTCGATTTCGAGACCGGCGCGCAGATCTCCGGCGCGCGGTTCACCTTCCTGCGCGGGCAGATGGCGCGGCTGCAGCGCGCGTTGGGGCAGTTCATGCTCGATCGCCAGACCGCCGCGGGCTTCACCGAATGCGCGCCGCCGCTGCTGGTGCGGAGCGACGCGATGTTCGGTACCGGGCAACTCCCCAAGTTCGCAGAGGATTCGTTCCGCACCGGCGACGACCACTGGCTGATCCCGACCAGCGAAGTCAGCCTGACCAACAGCGTGCGCGAACAAATCCTCGCCGACGGCGTGCTCCCGATCAAACTGACCGCGCTTACTCCGTGCTTTCGTTCCGAGGCCGGGTCTGCGGGCAAGGACACACGCGGCTACATCCGCCAGCACCAGTTCGAAAAGGTCGAACTGGTCACGATCTGCCGCCCCGAGGATTCTGCTGCCCAGCACGAGCGGATGACGCTCGCTGCCGAAGCAATCCTCGAGGCACTGGAACTGCCCTATCGGCGGATGCTGCTGTGCGCGGGCGACATGGGCTTTTCCGCGCGCAAGACATACGATCTGGAGGTCTGGCTGCCCGGGCAGGATGCCTATCGCGAGATTTCGAGCATCTCCAACTGCGGCGACTTTCAGGCACGGCGGATGAACACGCGGTATCGGCCCGAGGGCGGCCCAGATGGCAAGAAAGGGGGCACGGAGTTCGTCCACACCCTCAATGGCTCGGGCCTCGCGGTCGGGCGAACGCTGGTTGCCGTGCTGGAGAATTACCAGCAGGAGGATGGTTCGGTTCATCTGCCCGTAGTCTTGCATCCGTACATGGGTGGGGTGACCAAGCTAACGCCGGCTCTATGA
- the surE gene encoding 5'/3'-nucleotidase SurE, whose protein sequence is MRILLTNDDGINAEGLKVLERIARTLSDDVWVVAPAEENSGAGHSLTLTRPVRLFKHDERHWSVSGTPTDAVTMALRKVLPAPPDLILSGVNRGANLGDDVTYSGTVSAAFEGALAGIRSIALSQVYAREGMGDTVPFAVAEAWGERVLRPLLGVPFAERTLVNVNFPAIEPDAVQGIRVVKQGFHDYARGSVVEGTDPRGYRYYWFGLHGIEHTPGHATDLEAIADGFVAVTPLQLDLTHTGSLLALGERYAR, encoded by the coding sequence ATGCGCATCCTCCTCACCAACGACGACGGCATCAACGCCGAAGGCCTCAAGGTCCTCGAACGGATCGCGCGCACGCTTTCGGACGATGTCTGGGTGGTCGCCCCGGCGGAGGAGAATTCGGGCGCGGGGCATTCGCTCACGCTGACCCGCCCGGTGCGGCTGTTCAAGCACGACGAGCGCCACTGGTCGGTCAGCGGCACGCCGACCGATGCGGTGACGATGGCGCTGCGCAAGGTGCTGCCCGCCCCGCCCGACCTGATCCTTTCAGGCGTCAACCGCGGGGCCAATCTCGGCGACGACGTCACGTACTCCGGCACGGTATCGGCCGCGTTCGAGGGCGCGTTGGCGGGCATTCGTTCGATCGCGCTGAGTCAGGTCTATGCCCGCGAGGGGATGGGAGACACCGTGCCGTTCGCGGTCGCCGAGGCCTGGGGCGAGCGGGTGCTGCGCCCGCTGCTGGGGGTGCCGTTCGCCGAGCGAACGCTTGTCAATGTCAACTTCCCCGCGATCGAGCCCGATGCGGTCCAGGGCATCCGCGTCGTCAAGCAGGGGTTCCACGATTACGCGCGCGGCAGCGTCGTCGAGGGGACCGATCCGCGCGGCTATCGCTATTACTGGTTCGGCCTCCACGGCATCGAGCACACACCCGGCCACGCCACCGACCTGGAGGCGATCGCCGACGGGTTCGTGGCGGTCACCCCGCTCCAGCTCGACCTGACCCACACCGGCTCGCTGCTCGCGCTGGGCGAACGGTACGCGCGGTGA
- a CDS encoding peptidoglycan DD-metalloendopeptidase family protein, with product MLVDHGGGWVTAYGHLAKLVVRQGERVASGARLGFTGGSGTDARLHFELRRDNEPRDPLPLLPPRF from the coding sequence GTGCTCGTCGACCACGGTGGCGGCTGGGTCACCGCCTATGGCCACCTCGCCAAGCTGGTGGTGCGCCAGGGCGAACGCGTCGCCAGCGGCGCGCGGCTGGGCTTCACCGGCGGGAGCGGCACCGACGCGCGACTGCACTTCGAATTGCGCCGCGACAACGAACCGCGCGATCCGCTACCGCTGCTGCCGCCACGGTTTTGA
- the glpK gene encoding glycerol kinase GlpK: MTDLILVLDAGTTSTRAMAFARDGSIRAVSQCEITQHYPQPGWVEHDAQEIWEATLRCARACITAAGGAAQFAAIGITNQRETVVAWDRTSGEPLARAIVWQDRRTAEFCDSLRTAGHEPAVQHATGLLLDPYFSATKMRWLLDNSGEVAAAARTGVLAFGTVESWLVWKLTGATHVSDASNASRTLLLALDGPQFDPGLCDLFGVPLAALPQVVDCAGEFGTTLPGLFDAPLAIRGLAGDQQAATVGQGCNEPGEVKATYGTGAFVLANMGAVLPRSRHRLLGTVLTQLGGRRTYALEGSVFVAGSLVKWLRDSLGIIASASETAALAASVPDTGGVVLVPALSGLGAPHWRPDARAALTGMSFATTRAHLARAALEATANQTRDLMDAFAADGAPWAALRIDGGMSANDWLAQDLANILGIAVERPEMVETTALGAAMLAAVASGWFADLDEAAKSMRGPVVSFTQAMDGAVKNARLAAWREAVAKV; encoded by the coding sequence ATGACCGACCTGATCCTCGTCCTCGATGCCGGGACCACCTCGACCCGGGCGATGGCGTTCGCCCGCGATGGCTCCATCCGCGCTGTCTCGCAGTGCGAGATCACCCAGCACTATCCCCAGCCCGGCTGGGTCGAGCATGACGCGCAGGAAATCTGGGAGGCGACGCTGCGCTGCGCGCGCGCGTGCATCACAGCGGCGGGCGGCGCGGCGCAATTCGCGGCCATCGGCATCACCAACCAGCGCGAGACCGTGGTGGCGTGGGACCGGACCAGCGGCGAGCCGCTCGCCCGCGCGATCGTCTGGCAGGATCGCCGCACCGCCGAGTTCTGCGATTCCCTGCGCACGGCCGGCCACGAGCCCGCGGTCCAGCACGCCACCGGGCTGCTGCTCGACCCCTATTTCTCCGCAACCAAGATGCGCTGGCTGCTCGACAACTCGGGCGAAGTCGCCGCGGCGGCGCGGACCGGGGTGCTCGCTTTCGGGACTGTCGAAAGCTGGCTGGTGTGGAAGCTGACCGGCGCAACGCACGTCTCCGATGCCTCCAACGCGAGCCGCACGTTGCTGCTGGCGTTGGATGGCCCGCAGTTCGATCCCGGCCTGTGCGACCTGTTCGGCGTGCCGCTCGCCGCGCTTCCCCAGGTGGTGGATTGCGCGGGCGAGTTCGGGACTACCCTGCCGGGGCTGTTCGACGCCCCCCTCGCCATCCGCGGACTCGCGGGCGACCAGCAGGCCGCGACCGTCGGCCAGGGCTGCAACGAACCGGGCGAGGTCAAGGCGACCTACGGCACGGGCGCGTTCGTCCTCGCCAACATGGGAGCCGTGCTCCCGCGATCGCGCCACCGCCTGCTCGGCACCGTTCTGACCCAGCTCGGCGGCCGGCGGACCTATGCGCTCGAGGGCTCGGTGTTCGTCGCCGGGAGCCTGGTCAAATGGCTGCGCGACAGTCTTGGCATTATCGCCAGCGCCTCGGAGACCGCAGCGCTCGCCGCCAGCGTCCCCGATACCGGCGGTGTGGTCCTGGTTCCGGCGCTGTCGGGCCTGGGCGCGCCGCATTGGCGGCCCGATGCGCGCGCGGCGCTGACCGGGATGAGCTTTGCGACCACCCGCGCCCACCTCGCCCGCGCCGCACTGGAAGCTACCGCCAACCAAACCCGCGATCTGATGGACGCCTTCGCCGCCGATGGCGCGCCTTGGGCCGCGTTGCGGATCGACGGCGGGATGAGCGCCAACGACTGGCTGGCGCAGGACCTGGCCAATATCCTCGGCATCGCGGTCGAGCGGCCCGAGATGGTCGAGACCACCGCGCTGGGCGCGGCGATGCTGGCGGCAGTGGCCAGCGGCTGGTTCGCCGATCTGGACGAGGCGGCCAAGAGCATGCGCGGGCCGGTGGTGAGTTTCACGCAGGCGATGGACGGGGCGGTCAAAAATGCACGGTTGGCCGCGTGGCGCGAGGCGGTGGCCAAGGTGTGA
- a CDS encoding DUF1465 family protein encodes MALPADINQRIVNALYGDALVLADELRTRFGGDFAIGEDCSARVALSCEGLRATTRTMHCLAWLLNHRAFFAGEISEFQLRRHGRLPARSASGDLALLPEDAARLVEMSERLFARIERLEAAWRRGAAVVGAPTAIERLRERLARVG; translated from the coding sequence ATGGCCCTTCCGGCAGACATCAACCAGCGGATCGTGAACGCGCTCTATGGCGACGCGCTGGTTCTGGCGGACGAACTGCGCACCCGCTTCGGCGGCGACTTCGCGATCGGCGAGGATTGCTCGGCGCGAGTCGCGCTGTCGTGCGAGGGGCTGCGCGCCACTACCCGGACGATGCACTGCCTCGCCTGGCTGCTCAACCACCGCGCGTTCTTCGCGGGCGAGATCAGCGAGTTCCAGCTCCGCCGCCACGGCCGCCTGCCCGCGCGATCGGCGTCAGGCGATCTTGCGCTGCTGCCCGAGGATGCCGCCCGGCTGGTGGAGATGAGCGAGCGCCTGTTCGCGCGGATCGAGCGGCTGGAAGCCGCGTGGCGGCGGGGCGCTGCGGTTGTGGGCGCACCGACCGCGATCGAACGCTTGCGCGAGAGGCTGGCGCGGGTCGGGTAG
- a CDS encoding YdcH family protein, translated as MSEEEMRKRLEMLRIEHGDLDAAIDALTAAGARDQLQIARLKKRKLRLKDQISMLEDYLIPDIIA; from the coding sequence GTGAGCGAAGAGGAGATGCGCAAGCGGCTGGAAATGCTGCGTATCGAACATGGTGATCTGGACGCGGCGATCGATGCGCTGACCGCCGCCGGCGCGCGCGACCAGCTCCAGATCGCGCGGCTGAAGAAGCGCAAGCTCAGGCTCAAGGACCAGATATCGATGCTCGAGGATTATCTGATCCCCGACATCATCGCATAG
- a CDS encoding YdcH family protein, whose amino-acid sequence MEASHMSALVEKHAGLERKIQEEMNRPAPDDALLHELKKRKLRLKDAITQH is encoded by the coding sequence ATGGAAGCATCGCACATGAGCGCGCTGGTCGAAAAGCACGCCGGACTGGAACGCAAGATCCAGGAAGAAATGAACCGCCCCGCGCCCGACGATGCCCTCCTCCACGAATTGAAGAAGCGCAAGTTGCGCCTCAAGGACGCCATCACCCAACATTGA
- the ptsP gene encoding phosphoenolpyruvate--protein phosphotransferase, whose product METAPHFRYATPMLSAAAAARSILTRLHEVMASRAHAQGKLNRVVDVIAEAMNSEVCSIYLLREGMLELFATHGLSQKAVHVTRMAIGEGLVGTIAQNTETLNLAEATAHPDFSYRPETGEEKFHSFAGVPIVRRQRAVGVLAVQHADPRRYEEVEIEALQTVAMVLSELIANAELIDEDEALSAAMAATGEDRLTGLALVKGLAAGGAVFHQPRITIEHVVAEDTEAERQRVYLAFDKMREQIDRMASQAEFGVGGEHDEVLETYRMFAYDEGWSRRINEAIDSGLTAEAAIERVQQRTRMRMRQIDDPLLADRMHDLEDLANRLLRTVSGQVGTAASQGLRGDAILIARNLGPAELLEYDRRRLKGVILEEGSLTAHVVIVARAMGIPVLGRVRGIRGKVREGDQMLLDGDQGTVILRPIPAMVEAFEARFAKSRERQAGYAAMRELEPVTKDGERVTLMINAGLRDDMGLLAATGADGVGLFRTEFQFLVSATLPARERQTRLYRDVLDAAGDKPVVFRTVDIGGDKVLPYLRHDDGDGEENPAMGWRALRVALEREGLMKAQARSLLEAAGGRTLNVMFPMVSEPWEFDAAQAVFKSQVAWLKQQRKPLPEAIRYGAMLEVPALAEVLDVLAPKLSFLSIGTNDLTQFLFAADRSNPKLAERYDWLSPAILRFLARVVRDTGPGVGGHPVDLTVCGEMGGRRLEALALIGLGIKRLSITPAAVGPIKALVRSIDAAEIRAAMLGWLAEPRADMRVALLEWAAARKIEVD is encoded by the coding sequence ATGGAAACCGCGCCCCACTTCCGCTACGCCACCCCCATGCTTTCCGCCGCGGCCGCCGCCCGCTCGATCCTGACGCGCCTGCACGAGGTCATGGCCTCGCGGGCGCACGCCCAGGGCAAGCTCAACCGCGTGGTCGACGTGATCGCCGAGGCGATGAACAGCGAGGTCTGTTCGATCTACCTTCTGCGCGAAGGGATGCTCGAGCTGTTCGCCACCCACGGACTGTCGCAAAAGGCGGTCCACGTCACCCGGATGGCGATCGGCGAGGGGCTGGTCGGGACGATCGCCCAGAACACCGAGACGCTCAATCTCGCCGAAGCCACCGCGCACCCGGACTTCTCGTACCGTCCCGAAACCGGCGAGGAAAAGTTCCACAGCTTCGCGGGGGTGCCGATCGTGCGCCGCCAGCGTGCGGTGGGCGTGCTCGCGGTCCAGCACGCCGATCCGCGGCGCTACGAGGAAGTCGAGATCGAGGCGCTGCAGACCGTGGCGATGGTTCTGTCCGAGCTGATCGCCAACGCCGAACTGATCGACGAGGACGAGGCGCTGTCCGCGGCGATGGCGGCGACCGGCGAGGACCGGCTGACCGGGCTTGCGCTGGTCAAGGGGCTCGCCGCGGGCGGCGCGGTGTTTCACCAGCCGCGGATCACGATCGAGCATGTCGTCGCCGAGGATACCGAGGCCGAACGCCAGCGGGTCTATCTCGCTTTCGACAAGATGCGCGAGCAGATCGACCGGATGGCCAGCCAGGCCGAGTTTGGCGTCGGCGGCGAGCACGACGAGGTGCTCGAGACCTATCGCATGTTCGCCTACGACGAAGGCTGGAGCCGCCGGATCAACGAGGCGATCGACAGCGGGCTGACCGCCGAGGCCGCGATCGAACGGGTCCAGCAGCGCACCCGGATGCGGATGCGCCAGATTGACGATCCGTTGCTCGCCGACCGGATGCACGATCTGGAGGACCTGGCGAACCGCCTGCTGCGGACCGTGTCGGGCCAGGTCGGCACCGCGGCCAGCCAAGGCCTGCGCGGCGACGCGATCCTGATCGCGCGCAACCTGGGACCGGCCGAACTGCTCGAATACGATCGCCGCCGCCTGAAGGGCGTGATCCTCGAGGAGGGCTCGCTCACCGCGCACGTGGTGATCGTGGCGCGGGCGATGGGTATCCCGGTGTTGGGGCGCGTGCGCGGCATCCGCGGCAAAGTCCGCGAGGGCGACCAGATGCTGCTCGACGGCGATCAGGGCACAGTCATCCTGCGCCCGATCCCCGCGATGGTCGAGGCGTTCGAGGCGCGCTTCGCCAAGAGCCGCGAGCGCCAGGCCGGCTATGCCGCGATGCGCGAGCTCGAACCTGTGACCAAGGACGGCGAACGCGTCACGCTGATGATCAACGCCGGCCTGCGCGACGACATGGGGCTGCTCGCCGCGACCGGGGCCGACGGGGTCGGGCTGTTCCGCACCGAGTTCCAGTTCCTGGTTTCGGCCACGCTGCCTGCGCGCGAGCGCCAGACCCGCCTGTATCGCGACGTGCTCGACGCGGCGGGGGACAAGCCGGTGGTGTTCCGCACGGTCGACATCGGCGGCGACAAGGTGCTGCCCTATCTGCGGCACGACGATGGCGACGGCGAGGAGAACCCGGCGATGGGCTGGCGCGCGTTGCGCGTCGCGCTCGAACGAGAGGGCCTGATGAAGGCGCAGGCGCGTTCGCTGCTCGAGGCCGCCGGGGGCCGCACGCTCAACGTCATGTTCCCGATGGTGTCCGAACCGTGGGAGTTCGACGCGGCGCAGGCAGTGTTCAAGAGCCAGGTCGCCTGGCTCAAGCAGCAGCGCAAGCCGCTGCCCGAGGCGATCCGCTATGGCGCGATGCTCGAGGTGCCGGCGCTCGCCGAAGTGCTCGACGTGCTTGCGCCCAAGCTCTCGTTCCTGTCGATCGGGACCAACGATCTTACCCAGTTCCTGTTCGCCGCCGACCGCTCCAACCCCAAGCTGGCAGAACGCTATGACTGGCTGAGCCCGGCGATCCTGCGCTTCCTGGCGCGGGTGGTCCGCGACACCGGCCCCGGCGTGGGCGGACATCCGGTCGATCTAACCGTCTGCGGCGAGATGGGCGGGCGGCGGCTGGAGGCGCTGGCGCTGATCGGGCTGGGGATCAAGCGGCTGTCGATCACCCCCGCCGCGGTCGGCCCGATCAAGGCGCTGGTCCGATCGATCGACGCCGCTGAAATCCGCGCCGCGATGCTCGGATGGCTGGCCGAACCGCGCGCCGACATGCGCGTCGCGCTGCTCGAATGGGCCGCGGCGCGCAAGATCGAGGTCGATTGA
- a CDS encoding helix-turn-helix transcriptional regulator — protein sequence MAEADVMPIEATGEDHLSSRAGDRLRAARERLGIDRGELSLRTKINERHLAAVEDSDFSALPARIYAVGFARSYAGAVGLDGGVIAAQVRRELNEQETPANQRPAYDLDLKDPAKVPSSRLAWLAAGLGLVLIVAGAVFWRSYFVPAVDLPPVREDVAANAVASPQLTPAAMLSPTAESAAGQVTPLDPAPGTGADAAPAGPAVQSRPAARSTTPAAARAAPSPGPEPVQPPVAAQTQPEPVPSSTPSP from the coding sequence GTGGCCGAAGCGGACGTAATGCCAATCGAGGCGACGGGAGAGGACCATCTTTCGTCGCGAGCCGGGGATAGATTGCGCGCAGCGCGCGAGCGGTTGGGGATCGACCGCGGCGAGCTATCGCTGAGAACCAAGATCAACGAACGTCATCTGGCCGCGGTCGAGGACAGCGACTTTTCGGCGCTGCCCGCGCGGATCTACGCCGTGGGCTTTGCCCGCAGCTATGCCGGGGCGGTCGGGCTGGACGGCGGGGTCATCGCCGCGCAGGTTCGCCGCGAGCTCAACGAGCAGGAAACCCCCGCTAACCAGCGCCCGGCCTACGACCTCGATCTCAAAGATCCCGCGAAAGTCCCCTCGTCACGGCTGGCGTGGCTCGCAGCCGGGCTCGGGCTGGTGCTGATCGTGGCCGGAGCGGTGTTCTGGCGCAGCTATTTCGTGCCCGCCGTCGATCTGCCCCCGGTGCGCGAGGACGTTGCCGCAAACGCTGTCGCCTCGCCCCAACTGACCCCGGCGGCGATGCTCAGCCCGACGGCGGAGAGCGCGGCCGGGCAGGTCACCCCGCTCGATCCGGCACCCGGCACCGGCGCCGACGCGGCGCCGGCCGGCCCGGCGGTCCAGTCGCGCCCCGCGGCGCGCAGCACGACGCCCGCCGCGGCGCGGGCGGCGCCGTCGCCCGGGCCCGAGCCGGTGCAACCGCCGGTAGCCGCGCAGACCCAGCCCGAACCGGTCCCGTCGAGCACGCCCTCTCCCTGA